A portion of the Microlunatus phosphovorus NM-1 genome contains these proteins:
- the sufB gene encoding Fe-S cluster assembly protein SufB, with protein sequence MTQTYEPSTVATPGPSTPGLGHTQEQHLDALGRYQWGWSDSDVAGAAAKRGLTPEIVADISGLKSEPQWMLDLRLKGHKLFQRKPMPTWGAELGDIDFDNIKYFVRSTEKQATSWEDLPADIKNTYDKLGIPEAEKARLVAGVAAQYESEVVYHKINEELEKQGVIFLDTDTALKEHPDLFREYFGTVIPVGDNKFASLNTAVWSGGSFIYVPKGVHVEIPLQAYFRINTENMGQFERTLIIVDEDAYVHYVEGCTAPIYSSDSLHSAVVEIIVKKGARCRYTTIQNWSNNVYNLVTKRATCEAGATMEWIDGNIGSKVTMKYPAVYLMGEHARGETLSIAFAGEGQHQDAGSKMVHCAPHTSSSIISKSVARGGGRTSYRGLVQVLEGASHSASVVKCDALLVDQISRSDTYPYVDVREDDVSMAHEATVSKVSDDQLFYLMSRGMGEDEAMAMIVRGFVEPIAKELPMEYALELNRLIELQMEGAVG encoded by the coding sequence ATGACCCAGACATACGAGCCGTCGACCGTGGCGACCCCTGGCCCCTCGACTCCGGGACTCGGGCACACCCAGGAGCAGCACCTGGATGCCCTCGGCCGCTACCAGTGGGGCTGGTCGGACTCCGATGTCGCCGGTGCCGCCGCCAAGCGTGGTCTGACTCCCGAGATCGTCGCCGACATCTCCGGGCTGAAGAGCGAGCCACAGTGGATGCTCGATCTGCGGCTGAAGGGGCACAAGCTGTTCCAGCGCAAGCCGATGCCGACCTGGGGCGCCGAGCTCGGCGACATCGACTTCGACAACATCAAGTACTTCGTCCGTTCGACCGAGAAGCAGGCCACGTCCTGGGAGGATCTGCCGGCGGACATCAAGAACACCTACGACAAGCTGGGCATCCCGGAGGCGGAGAAGGCCCGGCTGGTTGCCGGCGTGGCGGCTCAGTACGAGTCGGAGGTGGTCTACCACAAGATCAACGAGGAACTCGAGAAGCAGGGCGTGATCTTCCTCGACACCGACACCGCGCTGAAGGAGCACCCGGACCTGTTCCGGGAGTACTTCGGCACCGTGATCCCGGTCGGGGACAACAAGTTCGCCTCGCTGAACACCGCGGTGTGGTCCGGCGGCTCGTTCATCTACGTGCCGAAGGGCGTGCACGTCGAGATCCCGCTGCAGGCGTACTTCCGGATCAACACCGAGAACATGGGCCAGTTCGAGCGGACTTTGATCATCGTCGACGAGGACGCCTACGTGCACTACGTCGAGGGCTGCACCGCGCCGATCTACTCCTCCGACTCGCTGCACAGCGCGGTGGTGGAGATCATCGTGAAGAAGGGTGCGCGCTGCCGCTACACGACCATCCAGAACTGGTCGAACAACGTGTACAACCTGGTCACCAAGCGTGCCACCTGCGAGGCCGGCGCCACCATGGAGTGGATCGACGGCAACATCGGTTCCAAGGTGACCATGAAGTACCCGGCGGTCTACCTGATGGGCGAGCACGCTCGCGGCGAGACTTTGTCGATCGCCTTCGCCGGCGAGGGTCAGCACCAGGACGCGGGATCGAAGATGGTGCACTGCGCCCCGCACACCTCGAGCTCGATCATCTCCAAGTCGGTGGCCCGCGGCGGCGGCCGGACCTCCTACCGTGGTCTGGTTCAGGTGCTGGAGGGTGCCTCGCACTCGGCTTCGGTGGTCAAGTGTGACGCGCTGCTGGTCGATCAGATCAGTCGCTCCGACACCTACCCGTACGTGGACGTCCGCGAGGACGACGTGTCGATGGCGCATGAGGCCACCGTGTCCAAGGTCAGTGACGACCAGCTGTTCTATCTGATGAGCCGCGGTATGGGCGAAGACGAGGCGATGGCCATGATCGTCCGCGGCTTCGTGGAGCCGATCGCCAAGGAACTCCCGATGGAGTACGCCCTGGAGCTGAACCGGCTGATCGAGCTGCAGATGGAGGGCGCGGTCGGCTGA
- the sufD gene encoding Fe-S cluster assembly protein SufD, with amino-acid sequence MTVVDEAAPSVGLTDAVPNVARAVETTDKVASHLHPAGSWVVEDHPIPRGIEEVWRFTPLRRLRKLHADAPFGTGSVSVEWSNHDDLSIRALSGSEAKAWHGISGYVPIDRTSARIFAETDATVVVEVPAEVEVAEPVLITVRGSAAETAEAGHLVIKLGRFSKATVLLVHEGSATYAQVVEILVEDGAEANVTTIQNWADDTVHLAQHAVRVGRDASLKHVAVSFGGEVVRVNAGVEYAGPGGTVEMLGLYFVDAGQHLEHRLFVDHNQPKTRSNVDYRGALQGKGAHSVWIGDVLIRKVAEGIETYESNKNLVLTDGCRADSVPNLEIETGEIEGAGHASTTGRFDDEQLFYLRSRGIAEEEARRLVVRGFFADIIRKIGVPSIEETLLTALEAELAVTVGNPTDPEAAA; translated from the coding sequence ATGACTGTTGTAGACGAGGCTGCCCCGAGCGTCGGACTGACTGACGCCGTGCCGAACGTGGCACGCGCGGTGGAGACCACCGACAAGGTGGCCAGCCACCTGCATCCCGCAGGGTCCTGGGTGGTCGAGGACCACCCGATCCCGCGTGGGATCGAGGAGGTGTGGCGGTTCACCCCGCTGCGCCGGTTGCGCAAACTGCACGCCGACGCACCGTTCGGCACCGGATCGGTGAGTGTGGAGTGGAGCAACCACGACGACCTGTCCATCCGTGCGCTGTCGGGCTCGGAGGCGAAGGCGTGGCACGGGATCTCCGGCTATGTGCCGATCGATCGGACCAGCGCCCGGATCTTCGCCGAGACCGATGCCACCGTGGTGGTCGAGGTGCCGGCCGAGGTCGAGGTGGCCGAGCCAGTGCTGATCACCGTGCGCGGCAGCGCTGCCGAGACGGCCGAAGCCGGTCACCTGGTGATCAAGCTCGGCCGGTTCTCGAAGGCCACCGTGCTGCTCGTGCACGAGGGCTCGGCCACGTACGCGCAAGTGGTGGAGATCCTGGTCGAGGACGGCGCCGAGGCGAACGTGACGACGATCCAGAACTGGGCCGACGACACCGTCCATCTCGCTCAACACGCGGTCCGCGTCGGGCGCGACGCCTCGCTCAAGCACGTCGCGGTGTCCTTCGGTGGCGAGGTCGTCCGGGTCAACGCGGGTGTGGAGTACGCCGGCCCGGGCGGCACGGTGGAGATGCTCGGGCTGTACTTCGTCGATGCCGGCCAGCACCTGGAGCACCGGCTGTTCGTCGACCACAACCAGCCCAAGACCAGGTCCAATGTCGACTATCGCGGTGCCCTGCAGGGCAAGGGCGCGCACTCGGTCTGGATCGGTGACGTGCTGATCCGCAAGGTCGCCGAGGGCATCGAGACCTACGAGTCGAACAAGAACCTGGTGCTCACCGACGGCTGTCGGGCCGACTCGGTGCCGAACCTGGAGATCGAGACCGGCGAGATCGAGGGTGCCGGGCACGCCTCGACCACCGGGCGGTTCGACGACGAGCAGCTGTTCTATCTGCGCAGCCGCGGCATCGCCGAGGAGGAGGCGCGCCGGCTGGTCGTGCGTGGCTTCTTCGCCGACATCATCCGCAAGATCGGCGTGCCCTCGATCGAGGAAACGCTGCTGACCGCCCTCGAGGCAGAGCTGGCCGTCACAGTGGGGAACCCCACTGATCCTGAGGCTGCGGCGTGA
- a CDS encoding non-heme iron oxygenase ferredoxin subunit, giving the protein MSLIRACAAADVAPETAIPVEVDGVDVAIVHSGDRYYAIADECSHAAIPLSEGDVGDGEIECYLHGSRFDLQTGAPLGLPATEPVAVYRCRLVGDDVLVDLTATPDIPALQES; this is encoded by the coding sequence GTGAGCTTGATCCGTGCCTGCGCCGCCGCCGATGTCGCTCCCGAGACCGCCATTCCGGTCGAGGTGGACGGCGTCGACGTGGCCATCGTGCATTCGGGTGACCGCTATTACGCGATCGCCGACGAATGCAGCCACGCCGCCATTCCGCTGTCGGAGGGCGACGTGGGCGACGGTGAGATCGAGTGCTACCTGCACGGATCACGCTTCGACCTGCAGACCGGTGCACCACTCGGCCTCCCGGCCACCGAACCGGTGGCGGTCTACCGCTGCCGACTGGTCGGCGACGACGTACTCGTCGACCTGACCGCCACCCCCGATATCCCAGCATTACAGGAGTCCTGA
- the sufC gene encoding Fe-S cluster assembly ATPase SufC — protein MSTLEIRDLHVSVDTESGEKEILAGVDLTIRSGETHAIMGPNGSGKSTLAYSIAGHPKYTITSGTVTLDGQNLLEMTVDERARAGLFLAMQYPVEVPGVSVSNFLRTAKTAIDGQAPKLRTWVKEVNAAMDRVHMDREFAQRSVNEGFSGGEKKRHEIVQLELLNPRFAILDETDSGLDIDALRIVSEGVNRFTAQGDRGVLLITHYTRILRYIKPDFVHVFVAGRIAEQGGPELAERLEAEGYDRYVRAAAGAVQG, from the coding sequence ATGTCCACACTCGAGATTCGTGACCTGCACGTCAGCGTCGACACCGAGAGCGGCGAGAAGGAGATTCTCGCCGGCGTCGACCTGACCATCCGCAGCGGCGAAACGCACGCGATCATGGGCCCGAACGGGTCCGGCAAGTCGACGCTGGCGTACTCGATCGCCGGTCACCCGAAGTACACGATCACCTCCGGCACCGTCACCCTGGACGGCCAGAACCTGCTGGAGATGACCGTCGACGAGCGGGCCCGAGCCGGTCTGTTCCTGGCGATGCAATATCCGGTCGAGGTGCCGGGTGTCTCGGTCTCCAACTTCCTGCGGACCGCCAAGACCGCGATCGACGGGCAGGCGCCGAAGCTGCGGACCTGGGTCAAGGAGGTCAACGCCGCGATGGACCGGGTCCACATGGACCGCGAGTTCGCCCAGCGCAGCGTCAACGAGGGCTTCTCCGGTGGTGAGAAGAAGCGGCACGAGATCGTCCAGCTGGAGCTGCTGAACCCGCGCTTCGCGATCTTGGACGAGACCGACTCCGGCCTCGACATCGACGCGCTGCGGATCGTCTCCGAGGGCGTCAACCGGTTCACCGCTCAGGGCGATCGGGGCGTGCTGCTGATCACCCACTACACGCGGATCCTGCGCTACATCAAGCCCGACTTCGTGCACGTGTTCGTCGCCGGCCGGATCGCCGAGCAGGGCGGGCCGGAGCTGGCCGAGCGGCTCGAGGCCGAGGGCTACGACCGGTACGTGCGCGCGGCCGCGGGAGCGGTGCAGGGCTGA
- a CDS encoding cysteine desulfurase: protein MEFDVEHIRADFPILEREVDGRPLVYLDSANTSQKPRCVVEAIEDHYLNHNANVARAMHVLGAEATAAFEGGRQAIAGFIGAARPEEVVFTKNASEALNLCAHVLGSRLKPGDEIVISVLEHHSNIVPWQLLAERTGATLRWFDVTEEGRLDLVGAAAEGLINERTKIISVAHVSNVLGTVNPVREIAALGHAVGATVILDASQAVPQLPIDVQDLGADLVAFTGHKMVGPTGIGVLWGRYDLLAELPPFLGGGEMIEVVKMTGSTYAPPPHRFEAGTPPIAQAVGLGAAVGYLSAIGMDAIAAHEQEITAYALEGLKTVPGLRILGPSEPVDRGGAVSFTVPGIHPHDVSQLLDSRGIAVRGGHHCARPLHERFGVQSSTRASFYLYTTKGEIDALVDGLGFTQRFFGG, encoded by the coding sequence ATCGAGTTCGACGTCGAGCACATCCGTGCCGATTTCCCGATCCTGGAGCGGGAGGTCGACGGTCGGCCGCTGGTCTATCTCGACAGCGCGAACACGTCGCAGAAGCCGCGCTGTGTGGTCGAGGCGATCGAGGATCACTATCTCAACCACAACGCCAATGTGGCCCGGGCCATGCACGTGCTGGGTGCCGAGGCGACTGCTGCGTTCGAGGGCGGCCGGCAGGCGATCGCCGGGTTCATCGGGGCGGCGCGTCCAGAGGAAGTGGTCTTCACCAAGAACGCTTCGGAGGCGCTCAATCTGTGTGCCCACGTTCTCGGCTCCCGGCTGAAGCCGGGCGACGAGATCGTCATCTCGGTGCTCGAGCACCACTCCAACATCGTGCCGTGGCAGCTGCTGGCGGAGCGGACCGGCGCGACCCTACGTTGGTTCGACGTGACCGAGGAGGGCCGGCTCGACCTGGTCGGTGCTGCGGCTGAGGGCCTGATCAACGAGCGGACCAAGATCATCTCGGTGGCGCACGTGTCGAACGTGCTGGGCACGGTCAACCCGGTACGCGAGATCGCCGCCCTCGGCCATGCCGTCGGCGCCACGGTGATCTTGGACGCGTCCCAGGCGGTGCCGCAGCTGCCGATCGATGTGCAGGATCTCGGAGCCGATCTGGTCGCGTTCACCGGGCACAAGATGGTCGGTCCGACCGGCATCGGTGTGCTCTGGGGCCGGTATGACCTGCTGGCCGAGCTGCCGCCGTTCCTGGGTGGCGGGGAGATGATCGAGGTGGTCAAGATGACCGGCTCGACCTACGCGCCGCCGCCGCACCGGTTCGAGGCCGGGACACCGCCGATCGCTCAGGCCGTGGGTCTGGGTGCAGCGGTCGGTTATTTGTCGGCGATCGGCATGGACGCCATTGCCGCGCACGAGCAGGAGATCACCGCGTACGCGCTGGAGGGTCTCAAGACCGTGCCAGGACTGCGGATCCTCGGCCCGAGCGAGCCGGTGGACCGTGGGGGAGCGGTGTCGTTCACCGTGCCCGGCATCCACCCGCATGATGTCAGCCAGCTGCTGGACAGCCGCGGGATCGCGGTCCGCGGTGGGCACCACTGCGCGAGGCCGCTGCATGAGCGGTTCGGGGTGCAATCCTCGACCCGCGCGTCGTTCTATCTGTACACGACCAAGGGCGAGATCGACGCCCTGGTGGATGGGCTGGGCTTCACCCAGCGGTTCTTCGGAGGCTGA
- the sufU gene encoding Fe-S cluster assembly sulfur transfer protein SufU, with protein MKVEDLYQEIILDHYRAKHHSGLREPYGAEVHHVNPSCGDEVTLRVQISDGVVADVSYQGVGCSISQASTSVMTDLVIGKAVNEGLELHDEFLTMMQSKGAYEPDEEQLEDAIAFNGVAKFPARVKCALLGWSAFKDAALRIEAQKMTEETA; from the coding sequence GTGAAGGTCGAGGATCTCTATCAGGAGATCATCCTGGATCACTACCGCGCCAAGCATCACAGTGGGCTGCGGGAGCCGTATGGCGCCGAGGTGCATCACGTGAACCCCAGCTGCGGCGACGAGGTGACACTGCGCGTCCAGATCTCCGACGGAGTGGTGGCCGACGTCTCCTACCAGGGGGTGGGCTGTTCCATCTCCCAGGCGTCGACCTCGGTGATGACCGACCTGGTGATCGGCAAAGCTGTGAACGAAGGACTGGAACTGCACGACGAGTTCCTGACCATGATGCAGAGCAAAGGCGCCTACGAGCCGGACGAGGAACAATTGGAGGATGCGATCGCCTTCAACGGCGTCGCGAAGTTCCCGGCTCGCGTGAAATGCGCGCTGCTCGGCTGGTCGGCGTTCAAAGACGCGGCTCTGCGGATCGAGGCCCAGAAGATGACAGAGGAGACAGCATGA
- a CDS encoding metal-sulfur cluster assembly factor, with translation MTETVRPSDLVNDQLPDVDLADLNAAPSEEDLWEALKDVVDPELGINVVDLGLIYGLHLEDDNTLTIDMTLTSAACPLTDLIEDQTNTALEGLVNGFAINWVWMPPWGLEKITDDGREQLRALGFNV, from the coding sequence ATGACCGAGACCGTACGCCCATCGGACCTGGTGAACGACCAACTGCCCGACGTTGACCTGGCCGACTTGAACGCCGCGCCCAGCGAAGAGGATCTCTGGGAGGCGCTCAAGGATGTCGTCGATCCCGAGCTCGGCATCAATGTCGTCGATCTCGGCCTGATCTACGGGTTGCATCTGGAGGACGACAACACCCTCACCATCGACATGACGCTCACCTCGGCGGCGTGTCCGTTGACCGATCTGATCGAAGATCAGACCAATACTGCGCTGGAGGGTTTGGTCAACGGCTTCGCGATCAACTGGGTCTGGATGCCGCCGTGGGGTTTGGAGAAGATCACCGACGACGGCCGCGAACAGCTGCGGGCGCTCGGCTTCAACGTGTAG
- a CDS encoding DUF1810 domain-containing protein, giving the protein MSYDLERFVTAQNSQQTYEHALAELRAGRKTSHWMWFVFPQLAGLGRSAMARAYAISNLHEAQAYLEHPVLGPRLVTAAESVLTQRAHTAEQILGDIDALKLWSSMTLFAHADAGQTVFRSVLDAFFDGEEDPGTLERL; this is encoded by the coding sequence GTGAGCTATGACCTGGAACGCTTCGTCACGGCGCAGAACAGCCAACAAACCTACGAGCACGCGCTGGCGGAGCTGCGGGCCGGACGTAAGACGAGTCACTGGATGTGGTTTGTCTTTCCGCAACTCGCCGGTCTCGGCCGCAGCGCGATGGCACGGGCGTACGCGATATCCAACCTTCACGAGGCGCAGGCCTACCTCGAGCATCCCGTGCTCGGACCGCGTCTGGTGACGGCCGCCGAGTCGGTGCTCACCCAGCGCGCGCATACGGCGGAGCAGATCCTCGGGGACATCGATGCGCTCAAGCTGTGGTCGTCGATGACCCTGTTCGCGCATGCCGATGCCGGTCAGACGGTGTTCCGCAGCGTCCTGGACGCGTTCTTCGACGGCGAGGAAGATCCCGGCACCCTCGAACGGCTCTGA
- a CDS encoding alpha/beta fold hydrolase: MTERYVVSTWPPSPHSGGSCGRALVLPGSGYTVDHPLLFWSCQVLAQAGWDVITMRWDATDLTSDDCRQFVETGADLLDGQLADADRTLVLAKSLGSFAAAWASARRYPAIWLTPVLTNEFVAAALRTYAAPSLLVGGTADPLWRRPLEQPHDQRVIEVPEADHALHSSTGWRQSLDVLHETLTAVEAFAASATGQG; encoded by the coding sequence GTGACCGAGCGATACGTCGTCAGCACGTGGCCACCATCTCCACACTCAGGCGGTTCCTGCGGGCGTGCCCTGGTGCTTCCCGGCAGTGGGTACACCGTCGATCATCCCCTCCTCTTCTGGTCCTGCCAGGTGCTGGCCCAAGCCGGATGGGACGTGATCACGATGAGATGGGACGCCACGGACCTCACGAGCGACGATTGCCGGCAGTTCGTCGAAACCGGCGCTGACCTCCTCGACGGGCAACTCGCCGACGCCGACCGTACGTTGGTGCTGGCGAAGTCTCTCGGGAGCTTCGCCGCGGCCTGGGCATCGGCTCGGAGGTATCCGGCGATCTGGCTGACTCCGGTGCTGACCAACGAGTTCGTGGCTGCTGCGCTCCGCACCTATGCAGCGCCCTCGCTCCTGGTGGGCGGCACCGCGGACCCGCTGTGGCGCCGACCACTCGAGCAGCCCCACGATCAACGGGTAATCGAGGTTCCAGAGGCCGACCACGCACTGCACAGCTCAACCGGCTGGCGCCAGTCTCTCGACGTCCTGCACGAGACGCTGACCGCTGTCGAAGCGTTCGCGGCCTCAGCTACCGGCCAAGGGTGA
- a CDS encoding GNAT family N-acetyltransferase — protein MVPPSTARLRFRQMTEDDLDVMADLLGDPRVMEFYPSPKTREAARAWIEWNEANYAAHGYGLWIVEDHNNTFIGDCGLTWQQVCGRRELEVGYHVRTELQGRGLATEAAAACRDHARSIGVEHLVAIIHPENVRSQRVAVKIGLSLEAEDSTGGMRRLVYGGNL, from the coding sequence ATGGTGCCCCCGTCCACGGCTCGGCTGCGCTTTCGCCAGATGACCGAGGACGACCTTGACGTCATGGCCGACTTGCTCGGCGACCCACGGGTGATGGAGTTCTACCCTTCGCCAAAGACGCGCGAGGCCGCCCGGGCCTGGATCGAGTGGAACGAGGCCAACTACGCTGCACACGGATACGGACTATGGATCGTCGAGGACCACAACAACACGTTCATCGGTGACTGTGGACTCACTTGGCAGCAGGTCTGTGGGCGACGTGAACTCGAGGTCGGCTACCACGTGCGGACCGAACTGCAGGGTCGAGGCTTGGCCACCGAAGCCGCCGCGGCATGCCGCGATCACGCCCGGTCGATCGGGGTCGAACACCTGGTTGCGATCATCCATCCGGAGAATGTCAGGTCGCAACGGGTCGCAGTGAAGATCGGTCTTAGCCTCGAGGCCGAGGACTCGACCGGCGGGATGCGTCGGCTTGTCTATGGCGGGAATCTCTAG
- a CDS encoding HNH endonuclease signature motif containing protein, with translation MITSNPRPVPHSRFSLFGKEKVWLSPTCSTRIGDMFEDRLEASLGNPRALLNLAADTMLAERTAGCRKLLIAAAWADCHSAPADLELVDGEPVQDLCEERFVRLGGAATPLVAEFSPSELGHTLQTSLDSARRLVACALTIRHRLPRLWDRVKAGDVWAWKAMQYADKTRHLGGLSSWLVDLKITQHVETMAWPRFLDLLDATLLEVDEATYQQRADEAATLKDVRTYRGEHGLRTLIAKIEAGDALAFQALVDRVAECLADDGDDDPIGARRAKAVGIIAHQARLRDLLARHADQPHDPRHPEDRVNTHLDNPTDPWAEDDLPPAGWETSQNGNYHQPSFDDLDDSHASQTPNNEPAPEDQEEAPISDADRAWHEQQRDNTDRADGDAHDGDYREPADLGETPQAATDESARIPVPIPAAFDRAAARDHDGRAGHCCGCACGSTFDLRPMTSAELNANRTRAVVHVHVSDHTLINHHGVLRTADGPITLEQFRRWLTDSDANITIRPVLDPADVAAVDNYEIPTTIREAVQARHPGSVYPYSPATEITTGGRLDLDHSIPYQKNGPPGQTRVGNLGPLTRSEHRTKTLGGWQTRQPEPGTHLWRSPHGWISLVTNQGTLLLGDNPFAQQVWQAARPHQIA, from the coding sequence GTGATCACCAGCAACCCCAGACCGGTCCCACACTCTCGGTTTTCTCTATTTGGTAAGGAAAAAGTCTGGCTATCGCCCACTTGTTCGACTAGAATAGGTGACATGTTCGAGGATCGGTTGGAGGCATCGCTCGGGAACCCCCGCGCCCTGCTCAACCTGGCCGCGGACACCATGCTCGCCGAACGCACCGCCGGCTGCCGCAAACTCCTGATCGCCGCCGCCTGGGCCGACTGCCACAGCGCACCCGCCGACCTCGAGTTGGTCGACGGTGAACCGGTGCAGGACCTCTGTGAGGAACGATTCGTGCGACTGGGCGGGGCGGCGACACCGCTGGTCGCCGAGTTCAGTCCGTCGGAACTCGGACACACCTTGCAGACCAGCCTCGACTCCGCGCGTCGGCTGGTCGCCTGCGCCCTGACCATCCGACACCGCCTCCCCCGCCTGTGGGACCGCGTCAAAGCCGGTGACGTGTGGGCCTGGAAAGCGATGCAGTACGCCGACAAGACCCGCCACCTCGGCGGCCTCTCATCCTGGCTCGTCGACCTGAAAATCACCCAGCACGTCGAGACCATGGCCTGGCCGAGGTTCCTCGACCTGCTCGACGCCACCCTCCTCGAGGTGGACGAAGCCACCTACCAGCAACGAGCCGACGAAGCCGCCACCCTCAAAGACGTCCGCACCTACCGAGGCGAACACGGACTACGAACCCTGATCGCCAAAATCGAAGCCGGGGACGCCCTCGCCTTCCAAGCCCTCGTGGACCGAGTCGCCGAATGCCTCGCCGACGACGGCGACGACGACCCCATCGGGGCCCGCCGCGCCAAAGCCGTCGGCATCATCGCCCACCAAGCACGCTTGAGGGATCTGCTCGCCCGGCACGCCGACCAACCCCACGACCCCCGCCACCCCGAAGACCGCGTCAACACGCACCTCGACAACCCCACCGACCCCTGGGCCGAAGACGACCTACCCCCGGCCGGCTGGGAAACCAGCCAAAACGGGAACTACCACCAACCCAGCTTCGACGACCTCGACGACTCACACGCCTCCCAGACCCCCAACAACGAGCCAGCCCCCGAAGACCAGGAAGAAGCGCCAATCAGCGACGCCGACCGCGCCTGGCACGAACAACAGCGCGACAACACCGATCGCGCCGACGGCGATGCCCACGATGGCGACTACCGGGAGCCTGCCGACCTCGGCGAGACACCGCAGGCGGCGACGGATGAGTCAGCGCGGATACCAGTCCCGATCCCCGCAGCCTTCGACCGTGCCGCCGCCAGAGACCACGACGGACGAGCCGGTCACTGCTGCGGCTGCGCCTGCGGATCCACTTTCGACCTGCGACCCATGACCTCGGCGGAACTGAACGCGAACCGGACCCGCGCCGTCGTCCACGTGCATGTCAGCGACCACACCCTGATCAACCACCACGGCGTGCTCCGCACCGCCGACGGACCCATCACCCTCGAACAATTCCGCCGCTGGCTCACCGACAGCGACGCCAACATCACCATCCGGCCCGTCCTCGACCCCGCCGACGTGGCCGCCGTCGACAACTACGAGATCCCCACGACGATCCGCGAAGCCGTCCAAGCCCGCCATCCGGGATCGGTCTACCCCTACAGCCCGGCTACCGAAATCACCACCGGCGGCCGGCTCGATCTGGATCACTCGATTCCGTACCAGAAGAACGGGCCACCCGGACAGACCCGAGTCGGCAACCTCGGACCCCTCACCCGCAGCGAACACCGAACCAAAACCCTCGGCGGCTGGCAAACCCGCCAACCCGAACCCGGCACCCACCTCTGGCGATCACCCCACGGCTGGATCTCCCTTGTCACCAACCAAGGCACCCTCCTCCTCGGCGACAACCCCTTCGCCCAACAGGTCTGGCAAGCCGCCCGACCCCACCAAATCGCGTGA
- a CDS encoding GNAT family N-acetyltransferase, whose product MSASVALAYGGVVLRPFEDADVEMLRDLATDPYLPLIGSLPANATRQEALEFIARQHQRLATGVGYSFCVADRSDGSALGTAGLWVAGLAEGRATAGYAVAPFARHRGVARQALSALTAFGWTIPELFRVELYIEPWNTGSIRVAEAAGYLREGLLRSHQPIGDRRADMLLYATVRPPDQGGEPPIPG is encoded by the coding sequence ATGAGTGCGAGTGTCGCGCTGGCGTACGGCGGTGTCGTGCTGCGCCCGTTCGAGGACGCGGACGTCGAGATGCTCCGTGACCTCGCGACCGATCCGTACCTTCCGCTGATCGGGTCCCTGCCCGCGAACGCGACCCGCCAGGAGGCACTGGAGTTCATCGCCCGCCAGCACCAGCGACTCGCGACCGGGGTCGGCTACTCGTTCTGTGTCGCCGATCGCTCGGATGGCTCAGCGCTGGGGACGGCTGGACTGTGGGTCGCCGGCCTGGCGGAGGGACGAGCGACGGCGGGGTATGCGGTGGCGCCGTTTGCCCGACACCGCGGTGTTGCCAGGCAAGCCTTGAGCGCGCTCACGGCATTCGGCTGGACCATTCCTGAGCTCTTCCGAGTCGAGCTGTACATCGAGCCGTGGAACACCGGATCGATTCGGGTGGCCGAGGCCGCCGGCTATCTCCGTGAGGGCCTGCTCCGCAGCCATCAGCCCATCGGCGATCGACGCGCCGACATGCTGCTGTACGCCACTGTTCGACCCCCTGATCAGGGCGGAGAACCGCCAATTCCGGGGTGA